In uncultured Desulfuromonas sp., the genomic stretch GCCATGACTCCGAAGGGCAACCGAAGCCGATACAGTGGAATAAAGTGATCTATCGCATGGAAAATCGCCAGCTGAGTCGAACGCTGGTGTGATGCTTTTGCCTGACAACGCCGCAAACTCCCCACGCCATAACAGGATCGGGGAAAGGAGCGATGATGGATAAAATCGATGAAGCCCTGAAGCGGATCATACTCACTCAGGAGGACCTTGATCGTTACGAACCGCAATCGTACCGGGACTTTCTCCATAAAGTGTCCCGCCAGCCGACGCGCATGTTGCGCAGTATTTTTCAGGTGTTCCACGATATGGTGTCGAGCCATATTCTTCCCATGGAGGATGACAGCAAGTTTGATCCCGAGTCGATCCATTATGTCGGTTACGATTGCTCGCCGCTGTTTGTCGAGGATTCCGACAATCCGTTTTTCGCTGACCGTCTGTTTGCCAATCGCCTGGTGCATCTGGTTGATGCGTTGCGCCGTGGAGCCCAGCAAAATAAAATCTACGTCTTCGAAGGCCCGCCGGGCAGCGGTAAGAGTACCTTTCTCAATAATCTGCTGATGAAGTTTGAGCAGTATGTCAACACTGAGCAGGGTGCCATGTACGAAACCGTCTGGCGATTGGACCGCGAAGTGCTTGGTCATTTGTCCGACCCGGAGGCATCCAAAATCCTTGAAGAGTTGTCACGCTTTTCCAACAGCTTTTCGCAGATGTACAAGGATGTTCAAGAAGAAAACCGCAAGAGCAGTGAAGGGCTGGCACCGCAGGGCTTTGTTGAAGTCCCCTGTCCCAGTCATGACCACCCCATCCTGATGATTCCCAAGGAATCACGCCGTCAGGTATTCGATGATCTGTTTAAAAACGATCAGTCCAAATGGGAGTTGTTCACCGAAAAAGAATATGAGTGGGTGTTTCGCCATACTCCCTGTACCATCTGCAGTTCATTGTATCAGGCGTTGCTCAACGTGCTTAAAGATCCGATGGAAGTCATGAAGATGGTCTACGCACGCCCCTATCGTTTCAATCGTCGTCTCGGTGAAGGGATCAGCGTGTTTACGCCTGGTGACAAGCCGATCAAGCAGACCATCCTCACCAATGAACTGCTGCAACGACGCATCAATGATCTGCTGCGCGACAGCAATCAGGTGCGTTACATCTTTTCGCGTCATGCCAAGACCAACAACGGTATCTACGCGTTGATGGATGTGAAATCGCACAACACTGAGCGGATGATCGAACTGCACAACATCGTCAGTGAAGGGGTGCACAAACTCGAAGATATTGAGGAAAATGTCAACTCGCTGTTTTTGGCCCTGATGAATCCCGAAGATAAAGTCAATATCGGCAATATTCAGTCATTTTCCGACCGCATCGAATACATCAAGGTGCCCTATGTTCTTGATCTCAATACCGAAGTGCAGATCTATCGCAACATTTTCGGTAAAAGCATTGACGAGCATTTCTTGCCGCGGGTGCTGCACAATTTTGCCCGGGTGATCATTGCGACACGCATGAAGCAAACCTCCGATGCCTTGACCGAGTGGATCGATTATCCGAGTAAGTACAACCTGTACTGCGATGCCCATCTGCAACTGCTCAAGATGGAGATCTACACCGGTAATATTCCCAAATGGCTGACGGAAGATGATCACCGCCGCCTGACCGCCAAACGGCGCAGTCGCATTATTGCCGAATCCGAGCAAGAG encodes the following:
- a CDS encoding serine protein kinase PrkA: MDKIDEALKRIILTQEDLDRYEPQSYRDFLHKVSRQPTRMLRSIFQVFHDMVSSHILPMEDDSKFDPESIHYVGYDCSPLFVEDSDNPFFADRLFANRLVHLVDALRRGAQQNKIYVFEGPPGSGKSTFLNNLLMKFEQYVNTEQGAMYETVWRLDREVLGHLSDPEASKILEELSRFSNSFSQMYKDVQEENRKSSEGLAPQGFVEVPCPSHDHPILMIPKESRRQVFDDLFKNDQSKWELFTEKEYEWVFRHTPCTICSSLYQALLNVLKDPMEVMKMVYARPYRFNRRLGEGISVFTPGDKPIKQTILTNELLQRRINDLLRDSNQVRYIFSRHAKTNNGIYALMDVKSHNTERMIELHNIVSEGVHKLEDIEENVNSLFLALMNPEDKVNIGNIQSFSDRIEYIKVPYVLDLNTEVQIYRNIFGKSIDEHFLPRVLHNFARVIIATRMKQTSDALTEWIDYPSKYNLYCDAHLQLLKMEIYTGNIPKWLTEDDHRRLTAKRRSRIIAESEQEGDKGFSGRDSIRIFNLFFSTYGHRERLINMTVLKEFFTKAHKELGKSVPPGFLDSLQRMYDYTVLQEVKESLYSYNEEGIVRELKNYLFAVNYEPGTDVVCSYTQDPLKISEEFFKRIELRLLGDEATSEQRRQLRADVQRQYAGTTLTQEVLAAGMPLENTRLFKDIYQRYVYYLKDRVLDPFLDNENFRRAIKDYASEGFKTYDKKIRTDVAFLIDNLRRRYSYSQAGAKEMCMYVIDNNLARTFATKKPSAAPGKNV